A stretch of Electrophorus electricus isolate fEleEle1 chromosome 3, fEleEle1.pri, whole genome shotgun sequence DNA encodes these proteins:
- the mych gene encoding myelocytomatosis oncogene homolog — translation MLPSYSPSHDWLNESEPLLFDDEFCQSLIKDLQSIPTPPQSPPLKTGLGKPLSNVDQLELVSELLLEDNDLFHLNWNGDFTSGNVGHASSSNSVSDDCMWHCAAEKSIEGKLSVLSTSPLLSDIDTEIFAEIAGSTLDCHNAALACQLLDGEDLLLDSPEQSESSSDYGSLSAGGESSASDSEEEIDVVTVRRCSTLTRSQQQEESRREQQRALKRCHLEIQQQHNYAAPRPASPPPPSPSHKRVRGGAESGRVAQHTSRSRSFASRHSADTEDEEERRRTHNVMERQRRNELKNCFLRLRDNVPELSNNDKASKVVILKRAKESIRNLESEDQRLRLKRDKLRDRQELLKARLEQLKRH, via the exons ATGCTGCCCAGTTATTCTCCCTCGCATGACTGGCTTAACGAGTCGGAGCCGCTGCTCTTTGACGATGAGTTTTGTCAAAGTCTCATTAAGGACTTACAGTCCATTCCCACGCCGCCCCAGTCTCCCCCTTTGAAGACCGGATTGGGAAAGCCCCTGTCGAATGTGGATCAGCTGGAATTAGTGTCCGAACTTTTACTCGAGGACAACGACCTTTTCCACTTGAATTGGAATGGTGATTTTACTAGTGGCAACGTTGGCCATGCGAGCTCAAGCAACTCCGTTTCTGACGACTGCATGTGGCATTGTGCTGCTGAGAAATCGATCGAGGGTAAATTGTCCGTACTCTCCACTAGCCCCCTTCTCTCCGACATTGACACCGAAATCTTTGCCGAAATTGCCGGTTCTACGTTGGACTGCCACAATGCGGCGCTAGCATGTCAGCTTCTTGATGGCGAGGACTTGCTGCTGGACAGTCCAGAGCAGAGCGAGTCATCTTCCGATTACGGTTCACTCTCGGCTGGCGGGGAATCTTCTGCAAGCGATTCTG AGGAGGAGATTGATGTGGTGACGGTTCGGCGTTGCAGCACTCTGACCCGCTCGCAACAGCAAGAGGAGAGCCGGCGAGAGCAGCAGCGTGCGCTGAAGCGCTGCCACCTCGAGATCCAACAGCAGCACAACTACGCTGCTCCTCGCCCCgcctcccccccgcccccctcacCATCACACAAGCGGGTCCGGGGAGGCGCAGAGTCTGGCCGGGTTGCACAGCACACCAGCCGCTCCCGGAGCTTTGCCTCGCGCCACAGCGCTGACACAGAGGACGAGGAGGAGCGACGGAGGACCCACAACGTAATGGAGAGGCAGAGGCGCAATGAGCTGAAAAACTGCTTCCTGCGCCTCCGTGACAATGTCCCTGAACTGTCCAACAATGACAAGGCCTCCAAGGTGGTGATTCTAAAACGGGCAAAAGAGAGCATCCGGAACCTGGAGTCCGAAGACCAGAGACTGCGTCTAAAGCGAGATAAGctgagagacaggcaggagcTACTTAAGGCCAGACTGGAGCAGCTGAAGAGACATTGA